In a genomic window of Streptomyces roseoviridis:
- a CDS encoding ATP-binding protein, which produces MIDTEGDRAEWHFPAEADAVRTARHAVRDTLRAWQLDAVIGDVTVLLVSELVTNSLRYASGPIGVRLLRRGPDGPGPGQGPALLVEVSDPLPDGPTERPAGPDDEGGRGLQLVAGSARRWGTRAGRTGKTVWFELALPGE; this is translated from the coding sequence GTGATCGACACCGAAGGCGACCGCGCCGAGTGGCACTTCCCCGCGGAGGCCGACGCGGTGCGCACCGCCCGCCACGCGGTGCGGGACACCCTGAGGGCCTGGCAGCTCGACGCGGTGATCGGGGACGTGACCGTCCTGCTGGTCAGCGAGCTGGTCACCAACTCCCTGCGCTATGCCTCCGGGCCCATCGGCGTCCGCCTGCTCCGCCGCGGGCCCGACGGCCCCGGCCCCGGTCAGGGCCCCGCCCTCCTCGTGGAGGTGTCGGATCCGCTTCCGGACGGACCGACCGAACGCCCCGCCGGACCCGACGACGAAGGGGGCCGCGGACTCCAGCTCGTGGCCGGTTCCGCCCGCCGCTGGGGCACCCGAGCGGGACGGACCGGGAAAACCGTGTGGTTCGAGCTGGCCTTGCCTGGTGAGTAA
- a CDS encoding SPOR domain-containing protein, whose translation MSDSGPVLPWLVIRQDDNGNRYRVGRYATEDEAQKIADSLHARGRHEQLYVVERISQPAL comes from the coding sequence ATGAGCGACAGCGGTCCCGTCCTTCCCTGGCTGGTCATTCGGCAGGACGACAACGGCAACCGCTACCGCGTCGGCCGGTACGCGACCGAGGACGAAGCCCAGAAGATCGCCGACAGTCTCCACGCCCGTGGGCGGCACGAGCAGCTCTATGTGGTGGAGCGCATCAGTCAGCCCGCGCTCTGA
- a CDS encoding GntR family transcriptional regulator: MTFGEQPAYLRVASDLREKIANGSLPPHTRLPSQARIREEYGVSDTVALEARKVLMAEGLVEGRSGSGTYVRERPVPRRIARSGYRPSAGANPFRQEQAAEGARGTWESASEQEPASAEVAARLGIEPGERVMRTRYVFRDAGEAMMLSTSWEPLSVTGRTPVMLPEEGPLGGSGVVERMAAIDVVVDNVVEEVGARPGLAEELLTLGGVPGHVVMVIERTYYASGRAVETADVVVPADRYRIAYHLPVR; encoded by the coding sequence GTGACGTTCGGTGAGCAGCCGGCCTATCTGCGCGTGGCGAGCGATCTCCGGGAGAAGATCGCTAACGGCTCGCTTCCTCCGCACACCCGGCTCCCCTCGCAGGCGCGCATCCGCGAGGAGTACGGGGTTTCGGACACCGTCGCACTGGAGGCGCGCAAGGTCCTGATGGCCGAGGGGCTGGTCGAGGGCCGCTCCGGCTCGGGGACCTATGTGCGCGAGCGTCCCGTGCCGCGCCGGATCGCCCGCTCCGGTTATCGGCCCTCGGCGGGCGCCAATCCCTTCCGGCAGGAGCAGGCGGCCGAAGGGGCGCGCGGGACCTGGGAGTCGGCGAGCGAGCAGGAACCGGCGAGCGCCGAGGTCGCCGCCCGGCTGGGCATCGAGCCGGGCGAGCGGGTCATGCGCACCCGGTACGTCTTCCGGGACGCGGGCGAGGCGATGATGCTCTCCACCTCCTGGGAGCCGCTGTCGGTCACCGGCCGGACCCCCGTGATGCTGCCCGAGGAGGGCCCGCTGGGCGGTTCCGGCGTGGTCGAGCGGATGGCGGCGATCGACGTGGTGGTGGACAACGTGGTCGAGGAGGTCGGCGCCCGTCCCGGCCTCGCGGAGGAGCTCCTCACCCTCGGCGGCGTCCCCGGCCATGTGGTGATGGTCATCGAGCGGACGTATTACGCCTCGGGCCGCGCGGTCGAGACCGCCGACGTGGTCGTCCCGGCCGACCGCTACAGGATCGCCTATCACCTGCCGGTCCGCTGA
- a CDS encoding glycoside hydrolase family 18 protein: protein MRRRILSRLSVATVSLGLLAGLAPAAHAQAHAQAQAHAHEAPAVTAKPAYKRVGYFTQWGVYGRNFQVKDLDTSGTAAKLSHVNYAFGNVGADGRCFTGNVPGEADAWADYVRPLDAAGSVDGVADTPDQPLAGNFNQLRELKAKHPGLKVMISLGGWSWSTHFSDAARTPASRKALVASCIDLYIKGNLPVDGARGGAGAAAGLFDGIDLDWEWPGSAGDTDTVFRPEDKQNFTALVREFRTQLDAYARSQKQRTRYELTAFVPTAPAKIDAGFEVRKIMRDLDFVNLQGYDFHGSWESTTAQQSALFAPRGDFSVDQTVRDWLRRGAPARKLVVGMPFYGQGWTGVTGGGDGLGRPATGPAPATWANGYEDYKALKKLADSGTYTLHRDRRNGHAWLFDGTTLWTYDDPYVLRTKSAYVRAMGLGGAMFWSLDGDTPDGELITAVDGVLGARR, encoded by the coding sequence ATGCGTCGCAGAATCCTTTCCCGGCTGTCCGTCGCCACCGTCTCGCTCGGTCTCCTCGCCGGCCTCGCGCCCGCCGCACATGCGCAGGCCCATGCGCAGGCGCAGGCCCATGCGCACGAGGCCCCCGCGGTCACCGCCAAGCCCGCGTACAAGCGCGTCGGCTACTTCACCCAATGGGGCGTCTACGGGCGGAACTTCCAGGTCAAGGACCTGGACACCAGCGGCACCGCGGCCAAGCTGAGCCACGTCAACTACGCCTTCGGCAACGTCGGCGCGGACGGCCGGTGCTTCACCGGCAACGTCCCCGGCGAGGCCGACGCCTGGGCCGACTACGTCCGCCCGCTCGATGCCGCCGGCTCCGTCGACGGCGTCGCCGACACCCCGGACCAGCCGCTGGCCGGCAACTTCAACCAGCTGCGCGAACTCAAGGCCAAGCACCCCGGCCTCAAGGTGATGATCTCGCTCGGCGGCTGGAGCTGGTCCACCCACTTCTCGGACGCGGCCCGCACCCCCGCCTCGCGCAAGGCCCTGGTGGCCTCCTGCATCGACCTCTACATCAAGGGCAACCTTCCCGTCGACGGCGCCCGCGGCGGCGCCGGAGCCGCGGCGGGCCTCTTCGACGGCATCGACCTCGACTGGGAGTGGCCCGGCTCCGCGGGCGACACCGACACCGTCTTCCGCCCCGAGGACAAGCAGAACTTCACCGCGCTCGTACGGGAGTTCCGCACCCAGCTCGACGCCTACGCGCGGTCCCAGAAGCAGCGGACGCGCTATGAACTCACCGCCTTCGTCCCGACCGCGCCCGCGAAGATCGACGCCGGTTTCGAGGTCCGGAAGATCATGCGCGACCTCGACTTCGTGAACCTCCAGGGCTACGACTTCCACGGCAGCTGGGAGTCCACCACCGCCCAGCAGTCCGCGCTCTTCGCGCCCCGCGGCGACTTCAGCGTCGACCAGACGGTCAGGGACTGGCTGCGGCGCGGCGCACCGGCCCGCAAGCTGGTGGTCGGCATGCCGTTCTACGGCCAGGGCTGGACGGGCGTGACGGGCGGCGGCGACGGGCTCGGCCGGCCGGCCACCGGCCCCGCCCCGGCGACCTGGGCCAACGGCTACGAGGACTACAAGGCGCTGAAGAAGCTGGCGGACTCAGGCACGTACACCCTGCACCGGGACCGGAGGAACGGTCATGCCTGGCTGTTCGACGGCACGACCCTGTGGACGTACGACGACCCGTACGTGCTGCGCACCAAGTCCGCGTACGTACGGGCCATGGGTCTCGGCGGCGCCATGTTCTGGTCGCTCGACGGGGACACCCCGGACGGCGAGCTGATCACGGCGGTGGACGGCGTCCTCGGCGCCCGCCGCTGA